In one Podarcis muralis chromosome 7, rPodMur119.hap1.1, whole genome shotgun sequence genomic region, the following are encoded:
- the LOC114603110 gene encoding suppressor of cytokine signaling 5-like isoform X3: MSTSLCACKMLLPSSSSPRGTMSQEGGARPKAKQDAAPGARPASRWRARASRSLERQSLSPPEAEADGASGSPEPVGKAVGRSLRQKLQAAVGQCFPLKSASRSPDLSAQRKIHLRELMLDTCPFPPGSELARTWNLIKQHTAPVSEQEALAPPAPRSDDEDDRLRERRRISIEQGVEPPPDALIHTFEVTAQVNNPLYKLGPKLAHGMSELAGAGWAALAATDEEDEEEEEEEQATGSSSCTAGLPPDVRIHTQIDYIHCLVPDLLQLTQLPCYWGVMDRYEAEALLDGKPEGTFLLRDSAQEDYLFSVSFRRYGRSLHARIEQWNHNFSFDVHDPSVFHAPTVTGLLEHYKDPSVCMFFEPLLSVPVNRTFPFGLQHLCRAVVTCCTTYDGIGRLPIPSTLKAYLKEYHYKQRVRVRRLDAWWS, translated from the coding sequence ATGTCCACCTCCCTGTGCGCCTGCAAGATGCTCCTTCCCTCTAGCTCCTCCCCCCGTGGGACCATGTCGCAGGAGGGGGGCGCCCGGCCAAAAGCCAAGCAAGATGCGGCTCCCGGCGCCCGTCCTGCTAGCCGCTGGCGAGCCCGAGCGAGCCGATCCCTGGAGAGGCAGAGCCTTTCGCCGCCGGAAGCGGAAGCAGACGGAGCCTCGGGGTCGCCAGAGCCTGTCGGCAAAGCGGTGGGCCGCTCCTTGCGCCAGAAGCTGCAGGCGGCGGTGGGGCAGTGCTTCCCTCTCAAGAGCGCCTCCCGCTCGCCGGACCTCTCGGCGCAGCGCAAGATCCACCTGCGGGAGCTGATGCTCGACACCTGCCCCTTCCCTCCCGGCTCGGAGCTTGCGCGCACCTGGAACCTCATCAAGCAGCACACGGCGCCCGTCTCCGAGCAAGAGGCCCTGGCGCCGCCGGCACCGCGCTCCGACGACGAGGACGACCGCCTGCGGGAGAGGCGGCGCATCAGCATCGAGCAAGGCGTCGAGCCGCCCCCGGACGCCCTGATCCACACCTTTGAGGTGACGGCGCAGGTCAACAACCCTCTCTACAAACTGGGGCCCAAGCTGGCGCATGGCATGAGCGAGTTGGCCGGCGCTGGGTGGGCGGCGCTGGCGGCGACGGACGAGGAggacgaagaggaggaggaagaggagcaggccaCGGGCTCCTCTTCCTGCACCGCGGGGCTGCCGCCCGACGTGCGCATCCACACCCAGATCGACTACATCCACTGCCTGGTTCCCGACTTGCTCCAGCTGACGCAGCTGCCCTGCTACTGGGGCGTGATGGACCGCTACGAAGCGGAGGCCTTGCTGGACGGCAAACCCGAAGGCACGTTCCTTCTGCGCGACTCGGCGCAGGAGGACTACCTCTTCTCGGTGAGCTTCCGCCGCTACGGCCGCTCCCTGCACGCCCGCATCGAGCAGTGGAACCACAACTTCAGCTTCGACGTGCACGACCCCAGCGTCTTCCATGCGCCCACCGTGACCGGGCTCCTGGAGCACTACAAAGACCCCAGCGTCTGCATGTTCTTCGAGCCGCTGCTCTCCGTCCCCGTTAACCGGACCTTCCCTTTCGGGCTGCAGCACCTCTGCCGCGCCGTCGTCACCTGCTGCACCACCTACGACGGCATCGGCCGCCTGCCCATCCCCAGCACCCTCAAGGCGTATCTCAAGGAGTACCACTACAAACAGAGGGTGCGCGTCCGGAGGCTGGACGCCTGGTGGAGCTGA
- the LOC114603110 gene encoding suppressor of cytokine signaling 5-like isoform X1, with product MVWWGVGGCDGQQRDFVAVAFIPCLSSEVSYVVLPFLPLIPRQRRPCEVPLPTPTPLPCASLGASMSTSLCACKMLLPSSSSPRGTMSQEGGARPKAKQDAAPGARPASRWRARASRSLERQSLSPPEAEADGASGSPEPVGKAVGRSLRQKLQAAVGQCFPLKSASRSPDLSAQRKIHLRELMLDTCPFPPGSELARTWNLIKQHTAPVSEQEALAPPAPRSDDEDDRLRERRRISIEQGVEPPPDALIHTFEVTAQVNNPLYKLGPKLAHGMSELAGAGWAALAATDEEDEEEEEEEQATGSSSCTAGLPPDVRIHTQIDYIHCLVPDLLQLTQLPCYWGVMDRYEAEALLDGKPEGTFLLRDSAQEDYLFSVSFRRYGRSLHARIEQWNHNFSFDVHDPSVFHAPTVTGLLEHYKDPSVCMFFEPLLSVPVNRTFPFGLQHLCRAVVTCCTTYDGIGRLPIPSTLKAYLKEYHYKQRVRVRRLDAWWS from the exons ATGGTCTGGTGGGGAGTAGGGGGCTGTGATGGGCAGCAGAGGGATTTCGTTGCTgttgcatttataccctgcctttcctccgAGGTATCGtatgtggttctccccttccttcctttaatcCCACGACAacgacgaccctgtgag GTCCCGCTTCCCACGCCGACGCCGCTACCATGTGCTTCCCTCGGCGCATCCATGTCCACCTCCCTGTGCGCCTGCAAGATGCTCCTTCCCTCTAGCTCCTCCCCCCGTGGGACCATGTCGCAGGAGGGGGGCGCCCGGCCAAAAGCCAAGCAAGATGCGGCTCCCGGCGCCCGTCCTGCTAGCCGCTGGCGAGCCCGAGCGAGCCGATCCCTGGAGAGGCAGAGCCTTTCGCCGCCGGAAGCGGAAGCAGACGGAGCCTCGGGGTCGCCAGAGCCTGTCGGCAAAGCGGTGGGCCGCTCCTTGCGCCAGAAGCTGCAGGCGGCGGTGGGGCAGTGCTTCCCTCTCAAGAGCGCCTCCCGCTCGCCGGACCTCTCGGCGCAGCGCAAGATCCACCTGCGGGAGCTGATGCTCGACACCTGCCCCTTCCCTCCCGGCTCGGAGCTTGCGCGCACCTGGAACCTCATCAAGCAGCACACGGCGCCCGTCTCCGAGCAAGAGGCCCTGGCGCCGCCGGCACCGCGCTCCGACGACGAGGACGACCGCCTGCGGGAGAGGCGGCGCATCAGCATCGAGCAAGGCGTCGAGCCGCCCCCGGACGCCCTGATCCACACCTTTGAGGTGACGGCGCAGGTCAACAACCCTCTCTACAAACTGGGGCCCAAGCTGGCGCATGGCATGAGCGAGTTGGCCGGCGCTGGGTGGGCGGCGCTGGCGGCGACGGACGAGGAggacgaagaggaggaggaagaggagcaggccaCGGGCTCCTCTTCCTGCACCGCGGGGCTGCCGCCCGACGTGCGCATCCACACCCAGATCGACTACATCCACTGCCTGGTTCCCGACTTGCTCCAGCTGACGCAGCTGCCCTGCTACTGGGGCGTGATGGACCGCTACGAAGCGGAGGCCTTGCTGGACGGCAAACCCGAAGGCACGTTCCTTCTGCGCGACTCGGCGCAGGAGGACTACCTCTTCTCGGTGAGCTTCCGCCGCTACGGCCGCTCCCTGCACGCCCGCATCGAGCAGTGGAACCACAACTTCAGCTTCGACGTGCACGACCCCAGCGTCTTCCATGCGCCCACCGTGACCGGGCTCCTGGAGCACTACAAAGACCCCAGCGTCTGCATGTTCTTCGAGCCGCTGCTCTCCGTCCCCGTTAACCGGACCTTCCCTTTCGGGCTGCAGCACCTCTGCCGCGCCGTCGTCACCTGCTGCACCACCTACGACGGCATCGGCCGCCTGCCCATCCCCAGCACCCTCAAGGCGTATCTCAAGGAGTACCACTACAAACAGAGGGTGCGCGTCCGGAGGCTGGACGCCTGGTGGAGCTGA
- the LOC114603110 gene encoding suppressor of cytokine signaling 5-like isoform X2: protein MSRAGQGTPFATVPLPTPTPLPCASLGASMSTSLCACKMLLPSSSSPRGTMSQEGGARPKAKQDAAPGARPASRWRARASRSLERQSLSPPEAEADGASGSPEPVGKAVGRSLRQKLQAAVGQCFPLKSASRSPDLSAQRKIHLRELMLDTCPFPPGSELARTWNLIKQHTAPVSEQEALAPPAPRSDDEDDRLRERRRISIEQGVEPPPDALIHTFEVTAQVNNPLYKLGPKLAHGMSELAGAGWAALAATDEEDEEEEEEEQATGSSSCTAGLPPDVRIHTQIDYIHCLVPDLLQLTQLPCYWGVMDRYEAEALLDGKPEGTFLLRDSAQEDYLFSVSFRRYGRSLHARIEQWNHNFSFDVHDPSVFHAPTVTGLLEHYKDPSVCMFFEPLLSVPVNRTFPFGLQHLCRAVVTCCTTYDGIGRLPIPSTLKAYLKEYHYKQRVRVRRLDAWWS from the exons ATGAGCCGAGCAGGACAAGGAACTCCATTTGCAACC GTCCCGCTTCCCACGCCGACGCCGCTACCATGTGCTTCCCTCGGCGCATCCATGTCCACCTCCCTGTGCGCCTGCAAGATGCTCCTTCCCTCTAGCTCCTCCCCCCGTGGGACCATGTCGCAGGAGGGGGGCGCCCGGCCAAAAGCCAAGCAAGATGCGGCTCCCGGCGCCCGTCCTGCTAGCCGCTGGCGAGCCCGAGCGAGCCGATCCCTGGAGAGGCAGAGCCTTTCGCCGCCGGAAGCGGAAGCAGACGGAGCCTCGGGGTCGCCAGAGCCTGTCGGCAAAGCGGTGGGCCGCTCCTTGCGCCAGAAGCTGCAGGCGGCGGTGGGGCAGTGCTTCCCTCTCAAGAGCGCCTCCCGCTCGCCGGACCTCTCGGCGCAGCGCAAGATCCACCTGCGGGAGCTGATGCTCGACACCTGCCCCTTCCCTCCCGGCTCGGAGCTTGCGCGCACCTGGAACCTCATCAAGCAGCACACGGCGCCCGTCTCCGAGCAAGAGGCCCTGGCGCCGCCGGCACCGCGCTCCGACGACGAGGACGACCGCCTGCGGGAGAGGCGGCGCATCAGCATCGAGCAAGGCGTCGAGCCGCCCCCGGACGCCCTGATCCACACCTTTGAGGTGACGGCGCAGGTCAACAACCCTCTCTACAAACTGGGGCCCAAGCTGGCGCATGGCATGAGCGAGTTGGCCGGCGCTGGGTGGGCGGCGCTGGCGGCGACGGACGAGGAggacgaagaggaggaggaagaggagcaggccaCGGGCTCCTCTTCCTGCACCGCGGGGCTGCCGCCCGACGTGCGCATCCACACCCAGATCGACTACATCCACTGCCTGGTTCCCGACTTGCTCCAGCTGACGCAGCTGCCCTGCTACTGGGGCGTGATGGACCGCTACGAAGCGGAGGCCTTGCTGGACGGCAAACCCGAAGGCACGTTCCTTCTGCGCGACTCGGCGCAGGAGGACTACCTCTTCTCGGTGAGCTTCCGCCGCTACGGCCGCTCCCTGCACGCCCGCATCGAGCAGTGGAACCACAACTTCAGCTTCGACGTGCACGACCCCAGCGTCTTCCATGCGCCCACCGTGACCGGGCTCCTGGAGCACTACAAAGACCCCAGCGTCTGCATGTTCTTCGAGCCGCTGCTCTCCGTCCCCGTTAACCGGACCTTCCCTTTCGGGCTGCAGCACCTCTGCCGCGCCGTCGTCACCTGCTGCACCACCTACGACGGCATCGGCCGCCTGCCCATCCCCAGCACCCTCAAGGCGTATCTCAAGGAGTACCACTACAAACAGAGGGTGCGCGTCCGGAGGCTGGACGCCTGGTGGAGCTGA